Genomic segment of Pochonia chlamydosporia 170 chromosome 1, whole genome shotgun sequence:
GCCCGGTACCCATGTCCGGCAACGTGTTGCCGCGATCGATAAATTGCTTGAACTCTCTGCCTGAAACTTCTCCGTCGTGGTCCGTGTCCAGCAATCCCATGAGGTGCTGCAGGACGTCGAGCTTTTTGTCGTGCGACATGTCCTTGTTGGAGGGGTCCATTAAGCCGTAAGTTCGCATGATTTCCTCGCCTTGCCATGCGCCATCGGAGTTGTAGTCGTggagggcgaagaaggcgcCCGCGTCCCAGGAATCGATGTGGTGTTCCTCTGCGGCCGCGCACGTTAGTTATTTGTTTCGTTACCTAGAGGAGGGACAATGGAGGAGTATTTAGAGTGTTCTGGGCTGAGTGCCGTGAGACATACCGGCCATGTGCCTTTCCATCCAGCTGGCATCGGCGCCGACAATGGGcttttggctgtggctgccGTGGGCGCTGGCCAGGCCCGAGAGGGCAATTGGTAATAATAACGTTGTGCGCATTATTTGTGGTCTGAGTGGTAGTTTATGAGTGTGCTGGAGAGACTCAATGGCTCGACGGGTGGTTATTTCGATGTTGTTATAGACGAGATGAAAGGGGCTA
This window contains:
- a CDS encoding EF-Hand 1, calcium-binding site (similar to Metarhizium robertsii ARSEF 23 XP_007817968.1) — protein: MRTTLLLPIALSGLASAHGSHSQKPIVGADASWMERHMAEEHHIDSWDAGAFFALHDYNSDGAWQGEEIMRTYGLMDPSNKDMSHDKKLDVLQHLMGLLDTDHDGEVSGREFKQFIDRGNTLPDMGTGPGHHGDDEYEYEIHHWEKYHDENTKLEDLTHPEDIEHFKHHEAMELAEEAQAAMDKKSIIEENIPAKFRRQ